CGTTGTCAATTTCGGGCGCCGGGTAAGGATGTTGGCTATGCAGTGCTCCATCGTTGAAATTAGGAGCCGTATAAATATCAAAATCAGAAAGGAGGAAATCATGTGTTTCCGAGTTAAAATCGTTTGAATAGTAACTAACCGGATCAAAAATGTCCTCAATCTTAAACGAGAAATAGCTTTCTGCATCGGCTGGTAGCCTTGTACTATTCGGAATGTTTGCTGCGTCGACGGCAAAAATGGCATAAGTAATCTCATCCCCATCGTTTATGGAGTTCAGGTCAAAAGGGAAATTGCCAATGTATCGGTCTCCAAAATCTTGTTGCAATGCAAATGGTTCCTGTGTTTCTCCATTGATAGAATATTGCACATAAGCTGTATCAATACCCAGATTGTCGTTGATGTCTGCAACCAATTGCTGCTCTTCATTCAATAATAGAAAATAATCAATCTCGTCGTGCGCAATAACAGGTTTTTTAGTATCGGGACCAACATGAATCGTATAGAACTCTGTTGGTGCCAGTGCAGGATCGGTTCGCATACGATTCACCGTATCCTGTACTTCAATATAATAGGAGATTTTTTCAGTACCGATTTTGGGTAGATAAGTTACAGTGTATGTTCCGTCGCCTTCCGCATCAATTAATTCAAGTGTATCGGAATGGCTTTCAAATTCATCCAAAGAAAAAATAACTTTTGGCGTTCCGGATTTTATACCATAATCACTTTCAAACCACCCGCTGAAAACCAGCGTTTTTAGCTCCTCAATATCTTTTACCTGATCGAAACGGATAAAGATATTCCTCCAGCCAATGTCGTCCATAATACCTTTGGTAATAGGTCCCGGATCATGAATTGCTTCAGCCATCCCAATGGCATGGGTCATCAGCGAATTTTCATCAGTATGGCCATAGGTAGCGTCATCCAAATGATAGATACTAGAACCAGCATCAAAAATATACGGTGTATAAAGTTTGGGTTTAAGCCCTTCGTTTCTGTTTTTTGCAATAGTGCTATTCGCATACAGATCATTTGAAATCAGTGCTCTTTTCAACTCACTGCTAACATTTTCAAAAAATGAAGTATCAACAAGCTGCTTTCCACCAATTTCTCCCTTTTCCACCAAAAGATCGAACGAAGTAGCTTCACCAAAATCAATGTTGCCATACGCTCCATACTCGTTGTTGCTATCAATAAAAAGAAAGCCGGTAAACCCAAGTCCGTGACCAATTTCATGCATTACAACAGTTACCAAATCGTAAAGGGTATCCGGGCAATTCATATCAGTACCATAATACCAATCAACGTTGCTGTTAAAATTTGCAATCATATCGTAACGGCTCTCCCCGTTCATCTCCCTTTTGGCAATTTTTTCGGCTATGGCAACCGGGTAATAACGTCCTTTAAAAGGAGCATCCTTAAAATCTTTGTAATAGGTTTCGGGGCCGCAACTGCCCAAAACATTCGTTTCCAAATTGTCTTCCCAGTTGGCTTGCATTCGTATTGGCATATCCGATTCAATAATCGATTCCCAGATACTAACAGCATAGGCAAACGCTTCCTGTGCCTCGGGTGTAAAACCGTTATAGTCGACTATTATTTCTGATTTTGCTGCTCCTGCTGATTTCAAAAGAAATTCGGCAGGCGGCGCTATTCGCACCCTTTCAACTTTGCCCGAACCGTAACAAACCGGATGTGGCACTTTTATGTTCTGGTTGTAACTCTTCATTTGTGCACTTGAGGATAGCGCTACAAGAATCAACAAACTTAATAATGTAGAAAACTTGCTCATTTTACTATTTTAATAACATTTTTAGCGCAGTAAATTTTCACATTTAAAAGAACATAGACAACAAAAAGTTCATATTAATTAGACAAGAGTTTAAAAAAAATGCCGGAATTTTCATTCCGGCATTACCTAATTTAAGGTCGTAATACCAATCATCTAATATTCTAACCTTTGCGCTTTTTTCTCACTTAGTAATTTGTACAACACCACTAAAGATGTTACCAAGCCTGCGAATGCTGCTATAAAAGCAATCATTAATAAAGTTTCCATAGTTCTAATTTTTTATGATTTTTTGAGTAATAGTATTTAAATTGTTATCTGATATACTTGCCATGTAAACTCCGGGAGCTACATTAGGAAGATCGATTTTTATTTTGCCGGAATACGATGCATCGTAAAGTGTTTCGCGATGCACTGTTTTTCCGTATAAGTCGGTAATAGTTACTTCAACATCATCTGCCAAATCAGAGCGGAATCCGTCGATATAGATGCTGCTTTTGAACGGATTTGGGTAAATACTTACCTCATTGGCAGCCAACTCTTCGTTAACGTCAGTGGTAACTTGCTGAATTGACAAGTTATCGATTGCCCATCCCCATCCTGTAGTGGCTTTATCTGATGCTAAACGAAAGCGAAAAATTACGGTGTCGCCTGCTTCAAAACCTGTATTATCGGTTAGGTTTATCGTTTGTCTCAGAAACATGTTTTCTGCTCCTGATGCCTGCGACACCGCACTTTTTAACGAACCGGTAAATTGCGAACTCCAAAGATCATCAACACTTGAGTCGTAACCATCGGTTATTGGCAACCAGCTTTTCCCATTATTTTTACTGGCCTCAACAATTACAAAATCCCAAAACTGATCTTCAGTATAAACAGTTCCTTCTACACCCGGTTCTACTAAAACTACCTCATCAAAACTCATCAGACCATTTTCTTCAAGAACAATCGGATATTTTAACTGGGCGAGCAGGTTATATTTTTGATTATCAGCCTGTGATTCAGGATATGGATTTATGGTGTGCAGGTTCCCACTTGAGAAACCGGCTGGTAAGGTTACTTCAAAATCAGAAATTTCGAAATCGGTATTTGGCGAATCAAAATCATTAAAGTAGCCCATTAAAGCCTCTTCTGTTTCAAATACTGAAACGTTATAATAACCACTGGTTGGCATACGGCGTTTGTTCTCGCGCGATGTATTGTCGATAGCTACAATGCTGTACTCAACAACATCGTCGCTAAATAATTCTGTAGGAAATTCAAGTTTCCCGGCGTAATTTTCTGCACCCTCCTTTGACAAGATGAATGGCTCCTGATCTTGTCCGTTAATACGATACTGAACCTCAACTCTGTTTACTCCAACATTATCGCTTGCAACAGCTGCAAAATTCATTACCGGGCTACCGGCGTTTACCAATTTCTCAGGATTATGCTGCAAAACCGGTGGATAATAATCGTCACCAATGCGGAAACTTAATTTTTGCTCCGGTGCACGTTCAGGGTAACTGTACGCTACATTACCTGTAGTTTTTGCCTCGTAGTAATAAAATATTTTACCAGTTGCGTTATTTAATGGCAAGTCGCCTTGAAACTGATTTGTATTGTTATTGTACGCAAGATTTACAGTTTGCGATGTTGCGAAGTTGTCGGTTGAGAAAGTGATTTTTACAGATGATTGATCGACATCCATTTCGCCGCCAACCTCAACAAAAACTGGAAGTTTTTCACATGGCTCTTCAAAATCTTTAATATCATAACCATCAAAACTAACCGACTTCCATCCCATTTGAGCCAGAACATCCATTGTTTTATCACCTGGATAATGAATAGCTTCTCCTCTATAAATGAAAGGAGTCATCAGTGCGTTAGCGTCTCCCTGATTAAATTCATTTTCCGGGTAATGGTAAATACTTGTTCCAATATTCCAGCTCTGCGGAGCATATACTTTTACAGATTCAGAATTACCCTGGCTTTTCAACACTAGATTATTCGAAAGCAATTGCTCTGCAAGTGTTGCTGACGGACGAGAAAAAAGATTCTCATCGGCAATTTGTTCGTTTAGCTGGTTATAAATGTATACATCATAAATACTGGGAGCATTCGCACTGTTATCAACAGTTCCCTGGTTGTTTTCTACATCGAAGAAACCAACAAATCCCAAACCATGTACCAATTCGTGCAACACAACGGTTACAAAATCGTACTCGTTTGACGGGCAATCGCCGTTGGTACCAAAATACCAGTTAATTGAGCTGTTAAATGCACACTCGATATCAGCTTCAGTTCCGTTCAATTCTTTTTCGGCAAGTTTTTCAGCCAGTGCAACCGGGTAATATACATTACTCAGTCGTGCACCTTTAAAGTTGCGGTACATACTGCCTGGGGCACTGCTCGCCAATACGTTAGTTCCCACCCCTTTCCATGTTGCACGTACTTTAACCGGCACGGGCGTCGAAATAAGGTTTTCGTATATTGATACAGCGTATAAAAATGCAGGTTTTGCATTTTCAGGAAAATTCACAAACTCCACCTGAAAATCGGAATTTAATACCGATCCGGATTTTAAGTTTGTTTCATGGGGTGCGATAAATGATTTTTTACTGTCTTCAGAAGCAATATTGATCGGGGCATTGATCTTTGTGATCCTTTCCTGATCGGATTGCTCAGCCCTGGCATAAAAAGCGCCAACTAATACCAGGGCGGTGATAATTAAATGTCTCATTACAATTTAAATTAGGGTTTGTAAAATTGTCATGCCTAAATCTCAATTTGCGCAAAGGTTTTCGGCATGTTTTTAGGAAACTTACGTTGCGGTGTACCTGTTTCAATTGGGTTTGTTTGTTATTGAAACAGTGGGTTTGTAACCCGCGATG
This is a stretch of genomic DNA from uncultured Draconibacterium sp.. It encodes these proteins:
- a CDS encoding T9SS type A sorting domain-containing protein — translated: MSKFSTLLSLLILVALSSSAQMKSYNQNIKVPHPVCYGSGKVERVRIAPPAEFLLKSAGAAKSEIIVDYNGFTPEAQEAFAYAVSIWESIIESDMPIRMQANWEDNLETNVLGSCGPETYYKDFKDAPFKGRYYPVAIAEKIAKREMNGESRYDMIANFNSNVDWYYGTDMNCPDTLYDLVTVVMHEIGHGLGFTGFLFIDSNNEYGAYGNIDFGEATSFDLLVEKGEIGGKQLVDTSFFENVSSELKRALISNDLYANSTIAKNRNEGLKPKLYTPYIFDAGSSIYHLDDATYGHTDENSLMTHAIGMAEAIHDPGPITKGIMDDIGWRNIFIRFDQVKDIEELKTLVFSGWFESDYGIKSGTPKVIFSLDEFESHSDTLELIDAEGDGTYTVTYLPKIGTEKISYYIEVQDTVNRMRTDPALAPTEFYTIHVGPDTKKPVIAHDEIDYFLLLNEEQQLVADINDNLGIDTAYVQYSINGETQEPFALQQDFGDRYIGNFPFDLNSINDGDEITYAIFAVDAANIPNSTRLPADAESYFSFKIEDIFDPVSYYSNDFNSETHDFLLSDFDIYTAPNFNDGALHSQHPYPAPEIDNGELEFTTLLKKPIIIKDNGTMNFTEVVLVEPGELTSVYGNSDFYDYVIVEGSKNNGDNWYPLADGYDSSDQIVWQTNYNSGIPDGEQNSETLGTPDWFVNRSITLTDNDYFVAGDTILIRFRLYSDPFAAGWGWAIDYLEIQRPVSADITLLSPGEISVYPNPFTDNITVKISAVQQESHIQVDVFNAVGQKIYATEGHGVIGEYSDVINLSGYGNGMFLVKVSQDGQTVLTKKLIKN
- a CDS encoding T9SS type A sorting domain-containing protein, yielding MRHLIITALVLVGAFYARAEQSDQERITKINAPINIASEDSKKSFIAPHETNLKSGSVLNSDFQVEFVNFPENAKPAFLYAVSIYENLISTPVPVKVRATWKGVGTNVLASSAPGSMYRNFKGARLSNVYYPVALAEKLAEKELNGTEADIECAFNSSINWYFGTNGDCPSNEYDFVTVVLHELVHGLGFVGFFDVENNQGTVDNSANAPSIYDVYIYNQLNEQIADENLFSRPSATLAEQLLSNNLVLKSQGNSESVKVYAPQSWNIGTSIYHYPENEFNQGDANALMTPFIYRGEAIHYPGDKTMDVLAQMGWKSVSFDGYDIKDFEEPCEKLPVFVEVGGEMDVDQSSVKITFSTDNFATSQTVNLAYNNNTNQFQGDLPLNNATGKIFYYYEAKTTGNVAYSYPERAPEQKLSFRIGDDYYPPVLQHNPEKLVNAGSPVMNFAAVASDNVGVNRVEVQYRINGQDQEPFILSKEGAENYAGKLEFPTELFSDDVVEYSIVAIDNTSRENKRRMPTSGYYNVSVFETEEALMGYFNDFDSPNTDFEISDFEVTLPAGFSSGNLHTINPYPESQADNQKYNLLAQLKYPIVLEENGLMSFDEVVLVEPGVEGTVYTEDQFWDFVIVEASKNNGKSWLPITDGYDSSVDDLWSSQFTGSLKSAVSQASGAENMFLRQTINLTDNTGFEAGDTVIFRFRLASDKATTGWGWAIDNLSIQQVTTDVNEELAANEVSIYPNPFKSSIYIDGFRSDLADDVEVTITDLYGKTVHRETLYDASYSGKIKIDLPNVAPGVYMASISDNNLNTITQKIIKN